Sequence from the Undibacterium piscinae genome:
TGTTGATAACTCTGTGGTCCTTGCGCTGGCAGGGTCTCGCCAGCCAGACTGCGTAACAGTTCCTCGACCAGCAGCGTGGCCGAGGCGGTATCCGCCACGATCCGGTGCAGCGCCAGTATCAAGGTGTCACCGCACAACCAGGCCTTCAGGCCGGGCTGGCGTTCCAGCTCGAAGTCCTGCTGTTTAGACCAACTGGCGTAATCTCCATTGCACTCCAGCAACAGCGCTGCGGCACCGCCCTGACGCTGTTCGATATCACCCCAGGCTAGCCGGTGGAAACTGGTTTGCAGTATAGGATGGCGCGCCTGCAGCAGGCTCAGCGCTTGGGCGATCAAGTTAGGCTCGATAGCCTCAGGCCAGTGCAGTTCGACGCGGATATGCAAACGCTGTTCGCTATGCGCCAATTGGCTCAGAAACCACAGGCTACGCTGAGCCGGCGATACCAGTGCTGGGGCGGCTGCTTGTGGTGAACCCTCAGCCATGTGCGGCTCCCATGTCAGCGAGCGCTAGTTGCAGACTATGTTCGCGCAGGTCGCTCCACAGTTCACCTATGTGCTCCAGGCAACGCTGGCGCGTATCGCTAAAGCCTAGCGCTAACCATCCACCCGGCAGCGGCTGCTGCACCGGCCACACCGAATACTGGCGTTGTGCGTTGATCACCACCTGATATTGTCGCTCTTGCATGTGCACCCCTATGATGTCGGCCAGATGCGGCAGCGTTTGCGTGCTGTATCAAGCATTAAGAATAGTCATTCGCTAACTATTCGCCGCCCCAGTATTCCATAGTGGGCTGACCTTATCAGTATTCCATAGCCTTCACCTGTCAGGCGCACACTGATGCGGTTGGAGTCGGGATAGACGATGACATCATGCTGTTGCGCTCGCCGATGACCAGATAACGGCAAGGCTGTTCGGTGTGATTAAAAAATGCTGTGCCCGGCTTGTTGTCCAGCCGGGAAAACCACATAGCTGCCCGCTTTGCATGACATAGCTTTTGTCACCCAGACGCCAAGGTCAGGCTGCCTTCCATCAGATACAGCTGTTTCCTCTTCCAGATGGTGATAGTGATTCGTGCAAGCCTGTTTACGAGGCGCCAGCTCTTCCATGCAAACGCCAACATTTTTACAGCCGCCAAATTCACCAAGCTGACGGTAGCGCATGCCAAAACGTTTGCCATGTGAGTATTCATCCCAAGCGACGTCCTCGACCATAAACGGTTCATAAATGCCCTGCTCATGATGGAACTAGGTTTTTTTTCCTGACTCATGCTGGCTTCCTTTCGATGATAGGGGAACCCGTGCGCTGAATGGCAAATTAACTAGGATCGATTTTTCCCATTTCCGTCAAGACTTCATGCGCCGAGCGGAACGCATCGACCGCCAAAGGCATGCCGCAATAGACGCTGGCGTGCAGCAAGACTTCCTGGATTTTCTTTCATGCTGGCGCCATTGTTGACGGCGACCGCGCACGTGGCCGCGGATCTCGTTGCGAACGGCCGAGGGCGGTCAGCATGGAAGCGTGATCAGGCTGCGTCTAGGCCATCGCGGCACCAGGTGGTGCCCCAGGCATTGCGCGTCACATATTCTTGCAGTGGTGCGGTAAACGCATCGACGTTACTGAAGGCCTTTTCGACAAAGGCCTCACCCATTACCTGCTTCGATGCGCAAGCCATCTTCAAATTGACTGTCCATCATGGCGGCCGCGTGACGCGCATGTACGCCAGTCAGGGCTGGCGTGCCGGATCGGCGGCCGCTTTGGGAATCGGTAGCGGCACCTTCGTGCATATATTCGCGGCAGCGCTAGGATTATCGGCTGTGTTGGCGACATCGGCCACCGCATTCATGCTGGTTAAATTAGCTGGCGCCGCGTATTTACTGTATGTGGGCGTAAGCCTGATATTGAGCAAACATAAGCCGAACACCAATACGGATGTTGATAGCGTAGTCTTGGCAGTGCCGGCCTTAAGCTATCGTAAGATATTTTTCCAGGGTTTTTTGACGAATATTCTCAACCCCAAGGTTGCGGTGTTCTTTCTCGCTTTTGTGCCGCAGTTCATCGCCGCCAGTGCGCCCAACAAGGCGATTGCCTTTCTGTTTTTAGGTTGCATCTTTAATTTCAATGGCATGTTGTGGTGTCATTTTCTGGCGTTATCAAGCGCCTTCGCCAGTCAACGCTTGCGTGTGAACCGGCGGCTTACTGCCGGCCTGAATCGGCTCATCGGTATGGTATTTGTTTCATTTGGGATCAAACTGGCCTTCGCTGAGCGGGGATAAACCAGGTATTCGCGGGTTTGCCCGCGCAATCACGTATTCCTGATTGTCACGGCAAAATTGTAGGGCTACAATCAGGCGAGTTGCCAGAGTAATTTCCGATAGAAATTTCCCCTGATACGGAACACATCCCTATGTCCTTCCTGACTGCAAGCTCCCCCTCACTTCCGCGCTGGAAAGTATTGCTGGTGGATGATGAGCCGGATGTCCATACCATCACCAAAATGACGCTTAACCGCTTCCAGCTCGACGGTCGCGGCCTGAGCTTTTTACACGCCTACAGTGGTGCCGAGGCCAAGGAAGTTCTCGCACGTGAATCTGATATCGCCCTGGTATTTTTAGATGTGGTGATGGAAACTGAGGACAGCGGCTTGGAGGTGGCGCGCTGGATGCGTGAGGAACTCGGGAATAAATTTTCACGCATCGTCTTGCGTACCGGCCAGCCTGGCCAGGCACCGGAAGAGCGCGTTATCGTTGATTATGACATCAATGATTACAAGGAAAAAACGGAGCTCGACCGCAAGAAATTATTCACGACCACCTTTGCCGCCTTGCGTGCCTATCGCGACATCATGGAGGTGGAAGAGGCCAGACGCTTTCAGCTTTGCTATCGCGAGGGTCTGGAGCGCGTGATCGAGGCTTCCTCCCATATTTTTCAGCAACGTAATCTGGTCGATTTTGCCAATGGCTTATTACAGCAAGTGGTTGCCCTGATGCGTCTGGAGCAAAGCATGCTGGTGCGTCTGCGTGGTGCCATCGGTATCTCGGGCGAGCAGACTTATGAAGTGCTGGCGCGTATCGGTGAGTTTGATGACGATAGCCAGATTTTTTCTTCCGAATTATTGTTACAACTCGATGAGGCGCGTACCCAGCGGGTCTCGCGTTTGCATGGCGATACTTATGTCGGCTATTTCCCGAATAACAGCGGCAAGGCCTCTTTGCTGGTGTTGAAAGGCGTCGCTGATGTCGGTGAGATTGATGCCAAACTGCTGGAGGTGTTTTCGTCCGGTGTGGCGATCGCTTTCGATAATATTCTGCTCAATCAGGAGATACGCGAAACCCAGAGCGAATTGATCATGCGCCTGGGCGATGTGGTCGAATCGCGCTCGCACGAAGCGGGCAATCACGTGCGGCGCATGGCGGAAGTGTCGTATCTGCTGGCGCAGGCGTCCGGCATGTCGGCCGACGAGGCCACCATACTCAAGCAGGCCGCGCCTATGCACGATATCGGCAAGATCGCTACGCCGGATGCGGTGCTGCTGAAGCCAGGCAAACTCGATCTGGACGAATGGGCGGTGATGAAGTTGCATCCGGCCATAGGCATGTCAATTTTAAAAGGCTCGCAGCGGCCTATCTTGAAGGCGGCTGCAATCATCGCCTATCAGCATCATGAAAAATTTGACGGTTCGGGTTATCCACAGGGCTTGCAAGGAACCGAGATACACCCGTTTGCGCGGATAGTTGCGGTGGCCGATGTGTTTGATGCGCTGATGCATGCGCGCTGCTATAAACCGGCCTGGCCGGTTGCTGAAGTAATGGCGCATTTGCAGGCGGTCAGCGGTAGTCATCTCGACCCGGTTTATGTCGATGTCCTGATCAAGAATGTTGATGCGGCGCTGGCGATTAATGCCAAATATCCGGGATAACTGAACAGCGGATAGTCTTAGCTTAGCCGCTGCGGAAAACTCAGGTTGTAACTTAAGCCATGCCCTGGTTCGCTCCGGACCCGTATGCTGCCGCTTAATGCGCCGGTAATCAGGTTGTAGATGATATGTGCGCCAAGACCACTGCCACCCTGGCCCCGTTTGGTCGTATAAAAAGGGTCAAATAATTTTTCCAGCGAAGCGCTATCCATCCCCGCCCCATCGTCGGCGTAATGCAAGATGATTTGCGTCTGTTGCAGCAAGGCAGAAATATGGATTTTCCCCGGCTGATTGTTTTCAAAACCGTGCAGCAGCGAATTCATCAGCATATTCGTCATAATTTGTGACAAGGCACCGGGGTAAGTTTTCACCGTGATACCGGCAGCGCAGTCCAGCGTAATTTCTATACGCTTGCCTTTGAATTTCGGTTGCAGCGATTGCAGAATTTCATCAAGGTAATTGCGTAAATCAAATTCCCGCAATTCGTCTGACGATTGGTCCACCGCCACTTGCTTGAAGCTGCGTACCAGCGTGGCAGCGCGTTGGGTATTGCTTTCCAGGATGCGCAAAGCCTGCTCCAGCACATCCAAAAAATCCAGCAGCGATTGCTCGTTGAGGGTCTTGTCGGTCAGTTCCTGGCGTATCAATTTGAGTTCTTCGGCCAGATGGCTGGTCGCAGTGACGCAAATTCCCAGCGGCGTATTGATCTCGTGGGCGATACCGGCAACCAGGCCGCCTAACGAGGCCATTTTTTCCTGCCTGACCAATTCACTTTGCGCTTGCTGCAAATCTTGCATGGTTTGGTTCAGCGCGCTGTTCTGCTGCTCAAGATCGTTTTTCGCAATGCGTAAGGAATAGTCGGCGTCGAATTTGGCTATGCTGGTCGCTACATGGTTGGCGACAAAGGCCAGCAAGTTCAGATCGGCTTCCGTGTATATGACTTGAGGGTCGTAACTTTGTATGACGATGGCACCGTATATCTGCTCATGTGCCAGCATGGGGGCGCCCATCCAGCTGCTCATCTCAAGATTACCCAGAGT
This genomic interval carries:
- a CDS encoding MbtH family protein, producing the protein MQERQYQVVINAQRQYSVWPVQQPLPGGWLALGFSDTRQRCLEHIGELWSDLREHSLQLALADMGAAHG
- a CDS encoding LysE family translocator, whose protein sequence is MYASQGWRAGSAAALGIGSGTFVHIFAAALGLSAVLATSATAFMLVKLAGAAYLLYVGVSLILSKHKPNTNTDVDSVVLAVPALSYRKIFFQGFLTNILNPKVAVFFLAFVPQFIAASAPNKAIAFLFLGCIFNFNGMLWCHFLALSSAFASQRLRVNRRLTAGLNRLIGMVFVSFGIKLAFAERG
- a CDS encoding DUF3369 domain-containing protein, whose product is MSFLTASSPSLPRWKVLLVDDEPDVHTITKMTLNRFQLDGRGLSFLHAYSGAEAKEVLARESDIALVFLDVVMETEDSGLEVARWMREELGNKFSRIVLRTGQPGQAPEERVIVDYDINDYKEKTELDRKKLFTTTFAALRAYRDIMEVEEARRFQLCYREGLERVIEASSHIFQQRNLVDFANGLLQQVVALMRLEQSMLVRLRGAIGISGEQTYEVLARIGEFDDDSQIFSSELLLQLDEARTQRVSRLHGDTYVGYFPNNSGKASLLVLKGVADVGEIDAKLLEVFSSGVAIAFDNILLNQEIRETQSELIMRLGDVVESRSHEAGNHVRRMAEVSYLLAQASGMSADEATILKQAAPMHDIGKIATPDAVLLKPGKLDLDEWAVMKLHPAIGMSILKGSQRPILKAAAIIAYQHHEKFDGSGYPQGLQGTEIHPFARIVAVADVFDALMHARCYKPAWPVAEVMAHLQAVSGSHLDPVYVDVLIKNVDAALAINAKYPG
- a CDS encoding GAF domain-containing protein, which gives rise to MENRLHRLEAVQAILLEIGQKASACSDITEFLKTVHSALGRIMYAANFYVALNDAEKKTLRFVYFIDEADATPDPDEAFALPPTNQSATSWVIQNRQRLVMTAQEFSSMITTEWNGSPAEHWMGCPLLDQHGHSLGAIVIQSYQAQHMYSEEDQALFALIANHVCVALQTLQGIDRLERAVRERTELLEHEVAERRHAEALQRALYEIAELSTSVAEVSVLYAQIHQSIAKLLVVRNFLIARFHPESNEISIQYFVDEKDSVPETKKFPMGVGLSSYVIKTRQAQLIDQARLQHLTGNGEIQQTLGNLEMSSWMGAPMLAHEQIYGAIVIQSYDPQVIYTEADLNLLAFVANHVATSIAKFDADYSLRIAKNDLEQQNSALNQTMQDLQQAQSELVRQEKMASLGGLVAGIAHEINTPLGICVTATSHLAEELKLIRQELTDKTLNEQSLLDFLDVLEQALRILESNTQRAATLVRSFKQVAVDQSSDELREFDLRNYLDEILQSLQPKFKGKRIEITLDCAAGITVKTYPGALSQIMTNMLMNSLLHGFENNQPGKIHISALLQQTQIILHYADDGAGMDSASLEKLFDPFYTTKRGQGGSGLGAHIIYNLITGALSGSIRVRSEPGHGLSYNLSFPQRLS